One window from the genome of Salvia splendens isolate huo1 chromosome 9, SspV2, whole genome shotgun sequence encodes:
- the LOC121747820 gene encoding PH, RCC1 and FYVE domains-containing protein 1-like isoform X1, producing MSRAADRMSSSDVSRVGGPIERDIEQAITALKKGAYLLKYGRRGKPKFCPFRLANDESVLIWFSGKEEKHLKLSHVSRIISGQRTPIFQRYPRPEKEYQSFSLIYNDRSLDLICKDKEEAEVWFSGLKALISRGHQRKWRTESRSDGISSGATSPRTYTRRSSPLHSPFDSGDILQKQDGGDQLRLHSPYESPPKNGLDKVFSDAIMYAVPPKGFFPSDSTSASVHSVSSGGSDGIHGHMKGMGVDAFRVSLSSAVSSSSQGSGHDDGDALGDVFIWGEGTGDGVIGGGPHRVGSSLVVKMDALLPKALESAVVLDVQNIACGGRHAAIVTKQGEIFSWGEELGGRLGHGVDADVLHPKLIDGLSNTNIELVACGEYHSCAVTLSGDLYTWGDGHFGLLGHGNEVSHWVPKRVNGPLEGIHVSSISCGPWHTAVVTSAGQLFTFGDGTFAVLGHGDRASISKPREVESLKGLRTVRAACGVWHTAAVVEVMVGSSSSSNCSSGKLFTWGDGDKGRLGHGDKESKLVPTCVAALVEPNFCQVACGHSMTVALTTSGHVYAMGSPVYGQLGNPQADGKLPCRVEGRLGKSFVEEIACGAYHVAVLTSRTEVYTWGKGANGRLGHGDTNDQNFPTLVEALKDKQVKSIACGTNFTAAICLHKWVSGVDQSMCSGCRLPFNFKRKRHNCYNCGLVFCHSCSSKKSLRASMAPNPNKPYRVCDNCFSKLRKAIEIDTSSQSSISRRASMNQGINDTKDKDEKLDTRSRPNLARFASMEPLKQGESLSSKRNKKLEFNSSRVSPIPNGNSQWGALNISKSFNPVFGSSKKFFSASVPGSRIVSRATSPISRRASPPRSTTPTPTLGGLTSPKIVLDEAKTNNDNLSQEVIQLRAQVENLTRKAKLQEVELERTTTQLKEAIAIAGEETAKCKAAKEVIKSLTAQLKEMAERLPVGSTRSSKSPPFIPLVAPSIPNDVLNASIDRVNGQTNFLDQESNESNNPLLTNGSGTASNRSLGHSRPAHTDVTRNGNRTKESDTRSENEWVEQDEQGVYITLTSLPGGLKDLKRVRFSRKRFSEKQAETWWAENRARVYERYNVRMVDKSSVGIASEDLGH from the exons ATGTCACGCGCCGCCGATAGGATGAGCAGCTCCGACGTCAGCAGAGTTGGTGGACCAATCGAGAGGGATATCGAACAA GCTATCACAGCTCTAAAGAAAGGTGCTTACTTACTGAAGTATGGAAGAAGAGGGAAACCTAAATTTTGTCCTTTCCGCCTGGCAAAT GATGAATCTGTCCTCATATGGTTTTCGGGGAAAGAGGAGAAACACCTTAAACTTAGTCATGTGTCCAGGATTATATCAGGACAACGGACT CCAATTTTTCAAAGGTACCCACGACCTGAGAAAGAATATCAATCCTTTTCTCTTATATACAATGACAGATCACTTGATTTG ATATGCAAGGACAAGGAGGAAGCTGAAGTCTGGTTTAGTGGCCTTAAGGCATTGATTTCACGAGGTCACCAGCGTAAGTGGAGAACAGAATCCAGGAGTGATGGAATCTCTTCTGGAGCTACTAGTCCTAGAACATACACAAGAAGAAGTTCGCCGCTGCACTCCCCCTTTGATAGTGGTGATATCTTGCAGAAG CAGGATGGTGGTGATCAACTTCGTCTCCACAGCCCTTATGAGAGTCCTCCAAAAAATGGCCTGGATAAGGTATTTTCCGATGCCATAATGTATGCTGTGCCTCCAAAGGGTTTCTTCCCCTCAGATTCTACTAGTGCTTCGGTACATTCAGTGTCTTCTGGAGGTTCTGATGGCATACATGGTCACATGAAAGGAATGGGGGTAGATGCCTTCCGCGTGAGCCTTTCTAGTGCTGTAAGCTCATCAAGTCAAGGTTCTGGTCATGATGATGGTGACGCCCTGGGTGATGTTTTCATTTGGGGAGAAGGCACTGGGGATGGTGTTATTGGCGGTGGACCACACAGAGTTGGGAGTAGTCTTGTAGTGAAAATGGATGCATTATTGCCCAAGGCGTTGGAGTCTGCAGTTGTATTAGATGTTCAGAACATAGCTTGTGGCGGACGACATGCTGCCATTGTGACCAAGCAAGGAGAGATATTCTCTTGGGGTGAGGAATTAGGAGGCAGGCTTGGCCACGGTGTAGATGCCGATGTCTTGCATCCGAAGCTAATTGATGGGCTCAGCAATACAAATATTGAGCTTGTTGCATGTGGTGAATACCATTCTTGTGCTGTTACACTTTCAGGAGATTTGTACACTTGGGGTGATGGTCATTTTGGCCTTCTAGGGCATGGAAATGAAGTTAGCCATTGGGTGCCAAAAAGAGTAAATGGGCCACTGGAGGGAATACATGTTTCCTCAATCTCATGTGGGCCTTGGCATACAGCTGTTGTGACTTCTGCTGGGCAGTTGTTTACTTTTGGTGATGGAACTTTTGCGGTTCTTGGTCATGGAGATCGTGCAAGTATTTCAAAGCCGCGAGAAGTGGAATCCCTGAAGGGTCTACGTACTGTAAGAGCAGCATGTGGTGTTTGGCATACTGCTGCAGTTGTTGAAGTTATGGTTGGAAGCTCAAGTTCCAGTAACTGTTCTTCAGGTAAGCTTTTTACATGGGGAGACGGCGACAAAGGTCGACTTGGACATGGTGATAAGGAATCAAAACTTGTTCCTACCTGTGTTGCTGCTCTTGTAGAACCAAATTTTTGCCAAGTTGCTTGTGGGCACAGTATGACCGTGGCTCTTACAACCTCAGGACATGTATATGCCATGGGGAGTCCAGTGTATGGACAGCTGGGAAACCCTCAAGCTGATGGGAAGCTCCCATGTCGTGTTGAGGGAAGACTTGGGAAGAGTTTTGTTGAGGAGATAGCTTGTGGTGCCTATCATGTGGCTGTGTTGACCTCAAGAACTGAAGTTTATACATGGGGAAAGGGAGCAAATGGTAGGTTGGGTCATGGGGATACAAACGACCAAAATTTTCCAACTCTGGTTGAAGCTCTGAAAGACAAGCAAGTAAAGAGTATTGCTTGTGGTACTAATTTCACTGCAGCTATCTGCCTTCATAAATGGGTCTCCGGAGTCGATCAGTCCATGTGTTCTGGCTGCCGCCTGCCATTTAACTTCAAAAGGAAGCGTCACAACTGTTACAACTGTGGTCTTGTTTTTTGTCATTCATGCAGCAGCAAGAAGTCACTCAGGGCTTCTATGGCACCAAATCCAAATAAACCGTACCGTGTTTGTGATAATTGCTTCAGTAAATTGAGAAAGGCTATTGAAATTGATACTTCATCTCAGTCATCAATAAGTAGAAGAGCAAGTATGAATCAGGGAATAAACGATACAAAAGATAAAGATGAGAAATTGGATACAAGATCCCGCCCCAATCTAGCTAGGTTTGCTTCTATGGAACCTTTGAAACAAGGGGAGAGTCTATCCtctaaaagaaacaaaaagctTGAATTCAATAGCAGTCGTGTATCACCAATCCCAAATGGAAACTCCCAATGGGGGGCTCTTAATATCTCAAAGTCTTTCAATCCTGTTTTTGGTTCATCCAAAAAGTTCTTCTCAGCTTCAGTTCCTGGTTCGAGGATTGTGTCTCGAGCAACATCACCAATATCACGTCGTGCCAGTCCTCCTCGTTCTACCACACCAACCCCTACACTAGGAGGACTTACATCACCTAAGATTGTTCTGGATGAGGCAAAGACAAATAATGATAACCTCAGCCAAGAAGTTATCCAATTAAGAGCACAG GTAGAAAATCTCACTCGGAAGGCTAAACTTCAGGAAGTAGAACTAGAAAGAACAACTACACAGCTGAAGGAGGCAATAGCAATTGCAGGGGAAGAGACTGCGAAGTGCAAAGCTGCAAAAGAAGTCATAAAATCACTTACTGCTCAG CTGAAAGAAATGGCTGAAAGACTTCCTGTGGGTTCTACCAGAAGCAGCAAATCTCCGCCCTTCATTCCACTTGTTGCCCCTTCAATACCTAATGATGTTTTAAATGCCTCCATCGATCGAGTGAATGGTCAAACGAATTTCTTGGATCAGGAGTCAAATGAGTCAAACAACCCATTGCTGACAAATGGGTCTGGTACTGCAAGTAATCGCAGTTTGGGTCACAGCAGACCAGCACATACAGATGTTACAAGAAATGGTAATAGAACAAAAGAAAGTGATACTCGTAGCGAAAATGAGTGGGTTGAGCAAGATGAGCAAGGTGTTTATATCACTCTTACCTCCTTACCTGGAGGGCTCAAAGATCTGAAGCGAGTTCGTTTCAG TCGGAAGCGATTTAGTGAGAAGCAAGCGGAAACATGGTGGGCAGAGAACCGGGCAAGAGTATACGAACGATACAATGTGCGGATGGTTGACAAATCAAGTGTTGGCATAGCTAGTGAGGACTTGGGACATTAA
- the LOC121747820 gene encoding PH, RCC1 and FYVE domains-containing protein 1-like isoform X2, translating into MSRAADRMSSSDVSRVGGPIERDIEQAITALKKGAYLLKYGRRGKPKFCPFRLANDESVLIWFSGKEEKHLKLSHVSRIISGQRTPIFQRYPRPEKEYQSFSLIYNDRSLDLICKDKEEAEVWFSGLKALISRGHQRKWRTESRSDGISSGATSPRTYTRRSSPLHSPFDSGDILQKDGGDQLRLHSPYESPPKNGLDKVFSDAIMYAVPPKGFFPSDSTSASVHSVSSGGSDGIHGHMKGMGVDAFRVSLSSAVSSSSQGSGHDDGDALGDVFIWGEGTGDGVIGGGPHRVGSSLVVKMDALLPKALESAVVLDVQNIACGGRHAAIVTKQGEIFSWGEELGGRLGHGVDADVLHPKLIDGLSNTNIELVACGEYHSCAVTLSGDLYTWGDGHFGLLGHGNEVSHWVPKRVNGPLEGIHVSSISCGPWHTAVVTSAGQLFTFGDGTFAVLGHGDRASISKPREVESLKGLRTVRAACGVWHTAAVVEVMVGSSSSSNCSSGKLFTWGDGDKGRLGHGDKESKLVPTCVAALVEPNFCQVACGHSMTVALTTSGHVYAMGSPVYGQLGNPQADGKLPCRVEGRLGKSFVEEIACGAYHVAVLTSRTEVYTWGKGANGRLGHGDTNDQNFPTLVEALKDKQVKSIACGTNFTAAICLHKWVSGVDQSMCSGCRLPFNFKRKRHNCYNCGLVFCHSCSSKKSLRASMAPNPNKPYRVCDNCFSKLRKAIEIDTSSQSSISRRASMNQGINDTKDKDEKLDTRSRPNLARFASMEPLKQGESLSSKRNKKLEFNSSRVSPIPNGNSQWGALNISKSFNPVFGSSKKFFSASVPGSRIVSRATSPISRRASPPRSTTPTPTLGGLTSPKIVLDEAKTNNDNLSQEVIQLRAQVENLTRKAKLQEVELERTTTQLKEAIAIAGEETAKCKAAKEVIKSLTAQLKEMAERLPVGSTRSSKSPPFIPLVAPSIPNDVLNASIDRVNGQTNFLDQESNESNNPLLTNGSGTASNRSLGHSRPAHTDVTRNGNRTKESDTRSENEWVEQDEQGVYITLTSLPGGLKDLKRVRFSRKRFSEKQAETWWAENRARVYERYNVRMVDKSSVGIASEDLGH; encoded by the exons ATGTCACGCGCCGCCGATAGGATGAGCAGCTCCGACGTCAGCAGAGTTGGTGGACCAATCGAGAGGGATATCGAACAA GCTATCACAGCTCTAAAGAAAGGTGCTTACTTACTGAAGTATGGAAGAAGAGGGAAACCTAAATTTTGTCCTTTCCGCCTGGCAAAT GATGAATCTGTCCTCATATGGTTTTCGGGGAAAGAGGAGAAACACCTTAAACTTAGTCATGTGTCCAGGATTATATCAGGACAACGGACT CCAATTTTTCAAAGGTACCCACGACCTGAGAAAGAATATCAATCCTTTTCTCTTATATACAATGACAGATCACTTGATTTG ATATGCAAGGACAAGGAGGAAGCTGAAGTCTGGTTTAGTGGCCTTAAGGCATTGATTTCACGAGGTCACCAGCGTAAGTGGAGAACAGAATCCAGGAGTGATGGAATCTCTTCTGGAGCTACTAGTCCTAGAACATACACAAGAAGAAGTTCGCCGCTGCACTCCCCCTTTGATAGTGGTGATATCTTGCAGAAG GATGGTGGTGATCAACTTCGTCTCCACAGCCCTTATGAGAGTCCTCCAAAAAATGGCCTGGATAAGGTATTTTCCGATGCCATAATGTATGCTGTGCCTCCAAAGGGTTTCTTCCCCTCAGATTCTACTAGTGCTTCGGTACATTCAGTGTCTTCTGGAGGTTCTGATGGCATACATGGTCACATGAAAGGAATGGGGGTAGATGCCTTCCGCGTGAGCCTTTCTAGTGCTGTAAGCTCATCAAGTCAAGGTTCTGGTCATGATGATGGTGACGCCCTGGGTGATGTTTTCATTTGGGGAGAAGGCACTGGGGATGGTGTTATTGGCGGTGGACCACACAGAGTTGGGAGTAGTCTTGTAGTGAAAATGGATGCATTATTGCCCAAGGCGTTGGAGTCTGCAGTTGTATTAGATGTTCAGAACATAGCTTGTGGCGGACGACATGCTGCCATTGTGACCAAGCAAGGAGAGATATTCTCTTGGGGTGAGGAATTAGGAGGCAGGCTTGGCCACGGTGTAGATGCCGATGTCTTGCATCCGAAGCTAATTGATGGGCTCAGCAATACAAATATTGAGCTTGTTGCATGTGGTGAATACCATTCTTGTGCTGTTACACTTTCAGGAGATTTGTACACTTGGGGTGATGGTCATTTTGGCCTTCTAGGGCATGGAAATGAAGTTAGCCATTGGGTGCCAAAAAGAGTAAATGGGCCACTGGAGGGAATACATGTTTCCTCAATCTCATGTGGGCCTTGGCATACAGCTGTTGTGACTTCTGCTGGGCAGTTGTTTACTTTTGGTGATGGAACTTTTGCGGTTCTTGGTCATGGAGATCGTGCAAGTATTTCAAAGCCGCGAGAAGTGGAATCCCTGAAGGGTCTACGTACTGTAAGAGCAGCATGTGGTGTTTGGCATACTGCTGCAGTTGTTGAAGTTATGGTTGGAAGCTCAAGTTCCAGTAACTGTTCTTCAGGTAAGCTTTTTACATGGGGAGACGGCGACAAAGGTCGACTTGGACATGGTGATAAGGAATCAAAACTTGTTCCTACCTGTGTTGCTGCTCTTGTAGAACCAAATTTTTGCCAAGTTGCTTGTGGGCACAGTATGACCGTGGCTCTTACAACCTCAGGACATGTATATGCCATGGGGAGTCCAGTGTATGGACAGCTGGGAAACCCTCAAGCTGATGGGAAGCTCCCATGTCGTGTTGAGGGAAGACTTGGGAAGAGTTTTGTTGAGGAGATAGCTTGTGGTGCCTATCATGTGGCTGTGTTGACCTCAAGAACTGAAGTTTATACATGGGGAAAGGGAGCAAATGGTAGGTTGGGTCATGGGGATACAAACGACCAAAATTTTCCAACTCTGGTTGAAGCTCTGAAAGACAAGCAAGTAAAGAGTATTGCTTGTGGTACTAATTTCACTGCAGCTATCTGCCTTCATAAATGGGTCTCCGGAGTCGATCAGTCCATGTGTTCTGGCTGCCGCCTGCCATTTAACTTCAAAAGGAAGCGTCACAACTGTTACAACTGTGGTCTTGTTTTTTGTCATTCATGCAGCAGCAAGAAGTCACTCAGGGCTTCTATGGCACCAAATCCAAATAAACCGTACCGTGTTTGTGATAATTGCTTCAGTAAATTGAGAAAGGCTATTGAAATTGATACTTCATCTCAGTCATCAATAAGTAGAAGAGCAAGTATGAATCAGGGAATAAACGATACAAAAGATAAAGATGAGAAATTGGATACAAGATCCCGCCCCAATCTAGCTAGGTTTGCTTCTATGGAACCTTTGAAACAAGGGGAGAGTCTATCCtctaaaagaaacaaaaagctTGAATTCAATAGCAGTCGTGTATCACCAATCCCAAATGGAAACTCCCAATGGGGGGCTCTTAATATCTCAAAGTCTTTCAATCCTGTTTTTGGTTCATCCAAAAAGTTCTTCTCAGCTTCAGTTCCTGGTTCGAGGATTGTGTCTCGAGCAACATCACCAATATCACGTCGTGCCAGTCCTCCTCGTTCTACCACACCAACCCCTACACTAGGAGGACTTACATCACCTAAGATTGTTCTGGATGAGGCAAAGACAAATAATGATAACCTCAGCCAAGAAGTTATCCAATTAAGAGCACAG GTAGAAAATCTCACTCGGAAGGCTAAACTTCAGGAAGTAGAACTAGAAAGAACAACTACACAGCTGAAGGAGGCAATAGCAATTGCAGGGGAAGAGACTGCGAAGTGCAAAGCTGCAAAAGAAGTCATAAAATCACTTACTGCTCAG CTGAAAGAAATGGCTGAAAGACTTCCTGTGGGTTCTACCAGAAGCAGCAAATCTCCGCCCTTCATTCCACTTGTTGCCCCTTCAATACCTAATGATGTTTTAAATGCCTCCATCGATCGAGTGAATGGTCAAACGAATTTCTTGGATCAGGAGTCAAATGAGTCAAACAACCCATTGCTGACAAATGGGTCTGGTACTGCAAGTAATCGCAGTTTGGGTCACAGCAGACCAGCACATACAGATGTTACAAGAAATGGTAATAGAACAAAAGAAAGTGATACTCGTAGCGAAAATGAGTGGGTTGAGCAAGATGAGCAAGGTGTTTATATCACTCTTACCTCCTTACCTGGAGGGCTCAAAGATCTGAAGCGAGTTCGTTTCAG TCGGAAGCGATTTAGTGAGAAGCAAGCGGAAACATGGTGGGCAGAGAACCGGGCAAGAGTATACGAACGATACAATGTGCGGATGGTTGACAAATCAAGTGTTGGCATAGCTAGTGAGGACTTGGGACATTAA